A window of bacterium genomic DNA:
TGTCTGCAACTCGGTGTACTTGACGCGGTTCATGAGGACGCGGCTCTGGCCGCGCAGCCGCAGGTACTCGTCGAAGTGGTCGGTGCGGCCCTCGCCGAAGACGCTGGTCTCCATCTCCACCAGTCGACGCAGCAGGTGCAGCATCTGCCGCCGCTCAAGGGCCAGCTCGCGCAGGCTCTCGCCCCGCTCGGCCTCGTCCATCACCTGGCTGTACCAGCGGCGCGACTCCTCGCTGTTCAGCTCCTCGGCGGCGTATCCGGCCAGGGTCATGGCCTCGTAGCGGTAGGAGGAGGAGGGATAATGGGTCACCAGCTCGCGGGAAAGGGAGAGGGCCCGCTCGTGGTCTGAGAGGCTGAGGCCGCTCCAGGCCTTCCCGAGCAACGCTTCCGGGTAGCGCTCGCCGCCCTTGGCCACCGCCTCGAACATGCGGGCCGCCTCCTGGAACTGGCCGGCCTCGAAATAGAGATAGCCCAGCTTGATGCGGGCATCCTCGCGGATGGCGGGGTTGGCCGGATCCTCGCGCCGCTGGCGGCGGGACATGGCGGCCAGGTCCTCGAAGAGGGCGATGGCGTCGGTCTGGCGGTTCTCCAGGATCAGGCAGAGGCCCGTCAGGTGGCGGGCGCGGATCTTGACCGGATCCCCGGCCGGCACCTGCTCGAGCAGGCGCAGGGCGTCGCGGAAACGCTGCGCCAGGAAGTACTCGCGACCACACAGGTAGGAGACCTCGCCCGGGGCGGCGGCCAGGTCGCGGCTGAACTCGTCGCACTCGGCCACGGCCGTGGCGTGCTGGCCGAAGAGGGCGCGCAGGGCGACAAGATGCCGGAAGGCCTGGGGTCGGAAGGCGCTTTCCGGCTGCGTGCGCAGCAGGACCAGGTAGTGCTCCACCGCCGTGTCCCAGGCGCCGTCCGCCAGGGCGGCCTCGGCGCGATAGAAGCGCACGTCGTCCAGGTTGACATAGGGATAGAGGTCCAGGATCTCCTGCAGCAGCGCTCCAGCCAGGCCGTGCTGCCCTGCGGCATAGGCGGCCACGGCGCGCTTCAGGTCCCGCCGGAACATGTCCTGCAGCGCATCGGGCGCCGCCGTGGAGGCCAGGCGGCGGCGGATGTCCCCCGAGGCGGCCAGCTTGACGGCAAGCACCTCCTGTTGGCGCTTCATCCAATAGTCCAGCCGTTCCGCCACATGGGCAGCGCCGTCCGGAGCCTTGACCGGCGTGATCAGGGCCGGCACGTCATCTGACAGCAGCGGCTCAAGGGCCAGGTTGCCCAGGATCCCGCTGCGTCCGCCCTCCTCGATGATGCCCTCCAGCCGGAAGGTGAGCACCTGCTCCTGGAGGATGAGCCGGCGCGTCAGGGAGCGCACCTGGTCGCGCAGCCAGGCTTCGCGGGCTTGATCGAAGGTGACGGGAGCGGGGTCGATGGCTTCCGCGGCCATGCACCAGAGCGGCGAGAAGGCCAGGAGGATCAGTACTCTTGGGAGCATGCACTTCCGGAACCGGCTTCGCCTTCGATTCACCTGCTACCCTGTTCGAGTTGCCAATGGTGTGGGAAGTCTCTGTCTGGCCCGGCCACGAGTGCGGTCGGTATGCCGTGCGCGAAGAAAGTAGGAATCACCTGCTCTCAAGTCAATTCGGAAGCCCGGTTGGGGCGCTTGTCGGCCCCTCCCTGGCCGGATGGGACTGTCGCCCCCGGCCCCTCATTGAACAAGGGCGGCATCGGGGACGGGGGAGCGGCCCAATCCACTGCGGCCCGGGGATCCTGCGGCCGGCTGTTGCCCCAGACCGCGCCGCCCATCCGCTCAGGACCGGGAGTTCAGCAGGGAGAGGCGGTT
This region includes:
- a CDS encoding tetratricopeptide repeat protein, with protein sequence MLPRVLILLAFSPLWCMAAEAIDPAPVTFDQAREAWLRDQVRSLTRRLILQEQVLTFRLEGIIEEGGRSGILGNLALEPLLSDDVPALITPVKAPDGAAHVAERLDYWMKRQQEVLAVKLAASGDIRRRLASTAAPDALQDMFRRDLKRAVAAYAAGQHGLAGALLQEILDLYPYVNLDDVRFYRAEAALADGAWDTAVEHYLVLLRTQPESAFRPQAFRHLVALRALFGQHATAVAECDEFSRDLAAAPGEVSYLCGREYFLAQRFRDALRLLEQVPAGDPVKIRARHLTGLCLILENRQTDAIALFEDLAAMSRRQRREDPANPAIREDARIKLGYLYFEAGQFQEAARMFEAVAKGGERYPEALLGKAWSGLSLSDHERALSLSRELVTHYPSSSYRYEAMTLAGYAAEELNSEESRRWYSQVMDEAERGESLRELALERRQMLHLLRRLVEMETSVFGEGRTDHFDEYLRLRGQSRVLMNRVKYTELQTANESMREYIDERRQIAQLARRLGTLLKSDYQEAAPAARQEMALLQRDVRRLMSRIRFSGLMEIQRQPLMIHERTLASANAMLDTLAVSSRIELNRLDGRLAELQPRGLESDPLQTLYRERYLRMEAGVEGLRSHAARLPRRPVMSNLPRWSELAFSRLAIGDIEFEELRRIEDRLRELDGYLESIGGLLEGGAGAANGGGGRP